A stretch of DNA from Micromonospora peucetia:
AGTGGCCCGGCGACGAGGCGGCAAACTTGGATCGGGAATTGGTGCAAAGAATGACTGATCGACTGATTCAAGCGGAAGAGGATTCGACGAAGACTGTTCGGGAGTTATTAGCATGGCTTGGTACTGCAACCTGGCCAGCTGAGGCGATTGCTGGCGATGGGCAACTCGCTCGACGCATGCTGGAGAAACTTGATCCGGCCCTCATGACGCAAGTGCTTCCCGAGCTCACTGATCCATTCGAGCTCATGGGTGCTGTGGTTTGGGCGGCCTACCGCGAAGACGATGCCGCCAGTATGAGCGCGGTCGAGCCTGCGATTACCCAACTGCTGGTAGATTCGTAGTGGCTCGACCGGTCGAATCTGTAAGACTGTAACTGTCGCATGTGCCCATTAGTTGAAATGTGCGCAGGGATTAGTTGACGGCGTCTACACGTTGGTGAAAAACGGTGCATCCCCGTCATAATTGTGGCGGGGATGCACGCAGGTGCGGGAAGCAGGCCCTCGCGCAACACCAGATCTTGCATTATTGAGCAATGCGCGCATCGCCGGCGCCTGATGGCGCAATCTCTCGAATGGGAGGTGCCCTCTTGATCGGGCGTGATGGAACCTCCAACTCCTATCTTCAAGCTTAGAGTCGATGCGCCACTGAATGTCATTCATTGTGCGATTGAAATGTTCTCGCCTGCGTCGAAACTATGGCGTTTCGGTGGCTGTCGGCATCAGCATTTCCTGGGCGGTTGACTTGCTAATTGCCATGCAGATTTCGCGAATTCCGCTGTTGACGAGGATTCCCTCACAGTCGGGGTCCGTCGCGGCCATCTGAAGGAGAACTTCGCCGGCCACTCCTGCGTTGAATACTGGGCCAAAGGCACTTAGTGCCGCTTCGGGGTCGGCATATGCAAGAATGCGCGACCGTCCGTCGCCGTAAGTGGTCTTGCCCGCGCCTAGACTACCGTCGGCGGTGAAATTGCCGTGTGGCGTATCGGTGACCGTCCCAGTGGCCACGATCCCGATCGTGGAGCTCCGGAAAAGCTCGAGAAAGCGTTCATAACCTTCGAGGGTTTTGATCTCCGCGTACTCAGACATGATATCGGACAGCGGGGTCTCACTCATAGGGCGAACGATAGCCTGCCACCGCGTCTGCAACAAGCCGAGGTGCAGGCGTTGGCGGCCTTCGAAGTTAAACGTGTTCGCCGCTGGAGTCGACCCCGAACGTGAGAAGCTTGCAGCTTGTTGGTGATCAGCTGTGTCTCGAGACGGATGCTCACTACTTGCCGCCTTTCATCGCGGGTGGGCAGCATGGTTGGCGACCCAGTCGGCGTGCCGGCGGTAGCCGGCCACGCATGGCGGCAGTGACGACGATCGCCAGTCGGTGCCGGACGCCGCGGCGGGCTCGGAGATCCGGCAAGAGCGCCGCGGGCGGGCAGTCCAGGGGCGGGTTGCGGGCACGGCGGCAGCCGCTTTACCAGACACGAACGAGATCAGCGATGATGGCAGCGCGGGCATGACGTCATACCTGCCCTGCTACCAGCAGCAACGGCGCGTCTGCATCCAACTGATCAAGCCGGACCCCTCAAGGCTTTGCCAAGCCCTGCTGGCCGCCCGGCAGTTGGCCCGCGCCGTCGTCGCCCAGCCGGCAGGTGCCCGGTGGGAGCGCTTCTGGCCTCCATTCTGTTACACCGGCACGCCGGCTCATCGCATTGAAATGAGTCACTTGAAGATGCCCGGTTTCTGCCTTGTTACCCCGCCACGTTGCCCTTAGCCTGAGCGCGCGCTCAAGGTGCTACGGGGGAGCTGCGGTGAAACTACAAATCAGGCTTCTGGGCAGTGTGGAGCTCTGCGTCGACGACCAGGTCGTTACGCCCGGCGCGGCGAAGCGGCGGGCGGTCCTGGCAGGTCTGGCGTTGGAGGCCAACCATTCGGTCTCCCTGTCCAGGCTGGCCGACATGGTCTGGTCCGATGTGCCGCCCGCCTCGGCGGTGGCGAACCTGCGTTCCCACGCCGCCGCGCTGCGGCGGGTGCTGGGCGACCGGCTGGTCGCCCGCCCCAACGCGTACGCGCTGCGGCTCTCGTCGTACGAGCTGGACGTCACGGAGTTTCACCGGCTGGTGGGCGAGGGGCGGGCCCTCCTGCGTACGGCCGACCCGGCCAGTGCCGTCGGCACTCTCACCGCCGCGCTGGCGCACTGGCGTGGGGCGTCGGGCGACGGGCTGCCCTGGGGCACCGCGCTGGACAACCGGTGGGCGAGCCTCGACGAGCAGCGGCTCCAGGTCTTCGAGGAACTCGCCGACGCGCGGCTCGCCGCCGGTGAGCATGGCCACCTCCTGCCCGAGCTGCGCGGACACCTCGCCGCCCACCCGCTGCGCGAGCGCGCCTGGGCGCAGCTCATGCTGGCCCTCTACCGTTGCGGGGACGTCCCGGCGGCGCTCACCGTCTACCGGGACGCTCGGGCCACGCTCGAGGAGCAACTCGGCATCGAGCCGGGCGAGGAGTTGGTGGCCCTGCACCGCGCGATGCTCGACCGGTGCTCCGAGTTGGCGTACACCCCGCCGCCCGCACCGGTCACGACGGTGCCCGCGCCGGTTGCCCCGGCGCCCGGCGTTGCCGGGTCGGCATCGCCCATGGTCGACATCGCCGGGGGCGTCGGCTGGACGGTGCCCCGTGAGCTGCCGGCCGGCCTGGTCACGTTCATCGGTCGGGGTCGGGAGACCGGCGAGGTGGTCGCCGCCCTGCGCGGTACGGGCCCCACCACCGTGGTCGTCACCGGCGCATTCGGTACGGGAAAGACCGCCCTGGCGGTACGCGCCGCGCACGCCGTCGCCGCGGATTTTCCCGACGGGCAGGTCTTCGTCGAACTCGGCAATCGGGCCCCGGCGACTTCCGGCGAGGTGCTCGCCCGGGTGCTGCGCGCGATCGGGGTCGCCCCCGGCGACGTGCCCGCGAACACCGACGAGCGGGCCGGCTGGTTCCGGTCGCTGGTCGCCGGTCGACGACTGCTGCTGGTGGTCGACGGGGTCACCCGCGCCGCCCAGGTCCGCCCGCTGCTTCCGGCCGGGCCGGGCCCGGGCCTGGTCGTGGTCGGGCAGCGCCGGTTGGGCAGCCTGGACGGCGTACGACGGGTGACGCTGCGCCCGCTCGCCACCGCCGACGCACGTGACCTGCTGGCGGCGCTCGCCGGCCCGGAGCGGCTTGCCGGCGACCCGGTGGCCACCGGCGAGTTGTTGCGACTCTGCGCCGGGTCGGTCCTCGCGCTGCGGGTCGCCGGCACGCGCCTGGCGGCCCGTCCGGGGCAGTCGGTGGCTGCCCTGGTCGGTCAGTTCGCCGACGGGCGGGAACGGCTGGACCTGCTGGACTACGAGGACCTTTCGGTGCGGGCCAGTCTGGACACCGCCGTCGCCGCCGTCCGCGCCGACGACGAGGTGGCCGGGCGGCTCCTCGCCCTGCTCGGCGCGACGCCCGACGCAGTGCTCCAGCCGGAGCGGGTCGCCCGGCAGCTCGGGATCTCCGCCGCGCGGATGCGCCGCACTCTGGACGACCTGGCGGAGGCCCATCTGGTCAAGGCCCACCGCCCCGGGCCAGGGGGCCATCTGCTGCCGGCGCTGGTCCGGGAGTACGCCGCCGAGTTGGCGGCCGAGCGGACGGTCGTGGCGCCCCCGTTGACGGCCCGGCGGGTGGACCCGCTCGTCGCCTGACGAACCTCAGGAGACCTCGCGGCGTACGATCGCCACCGCCACCCGGCAGAACTCGTCCATGTCCGGGTTGAAGCCGGCGGCGATGTCGGGGTGCAGCCCCGAGCGGGTCTCGTCGAGCAGCAACTGGCAGACCTGCTCGACCGGCTCACCGGCGTAGCTGGCGCTGACCCGTTCCGTGGCGGCCTGCAACGCCGAGGTCAACTGGTCCTCCAGCGGGCCCCGCAGCTTCTGCTGCACGGGATCCAGCCCGCGCGGGTCCAGCGTGACATGTGGCTCCGACATCGGCGCTCCCTTCGTCGGCGTCCGCGGTACCCCACCGCGGCCCTCGGTCAAACCACGTTCGGTACGGCGGCCACCCGCACCTGGTAGGAGAAGTCCTCCGCCGGTTCCTCCACGTACGACAGCCGGCGGATCTGCCGGTCGTCGTCGTAGAGGGCGACGTCCACCAGGACGCCGAGGTGGGCCAGGCCGATGCTGGCCACCCGCTTCTTGTCCTGGAGCACCGCACACACCCCGCCCAGCAACGTGCTGGCGTCGGAGGTGCGGTGCCCCGGCGGGCAGCGCAGCACGAGGTCCACCTCGACCGGCCCGGACAGCGGGGTCCAGCCGGTGCGCTGGGCCGCCGCGCAGGCCGCCTGGAGCAGGGCGCGGACCCTCGTCGCCTGCCGGTGCCCGGCGGCGAAGATGGACAGCGCCTCGGTCCTGACCGGTGGCAGGCCGCTCACCTCGAACGTCAGGGCGAGAGCGCGGGTGTCCTGCACGACGGCACCTCCTCGTTGGGGACGATCCTGCCCAACCGGTCCGGCGGCGGAGGGAGGTTCCCGCGAGAACCCACCGATCGGGGCGGGCCCGTGGTCAGTGGCGGGCGCGCTTGATCTCGTGGAAGGCGGGCATCCGGATCAGGGGGAGCAGCGAGTCCCAGATCGTCAGGGCGTCGTCGGTGCCGGGGACCTCGGTCAGGATCGGGCCGTGGATGCCCCGCTCGGCGCCCGGGACCATGAGAACCGGCGCACCGATGTCCGGGCCGGCCGAGGCGTACGCCAGGGCGTGTGACTCGCGTACCGCCTCGTCCCAGCGGTCGTCGTCGAGTGCCGGCGCGACGGCACCCAGGCCCGCCGCCTCGACGGCCGCGTCCACGATCTTCGCCGACAGCGGATTGCCCACGTCGTGGCTGAGGGCGCCGACCTCGGCATAGAAGCGTGCGGCGTCGTCGTGGCGGGCCTCGGCGCGTAGCGCCTCCACCAGCCGCAGCGCCCGGCTGGAGGCAGTCATCGCGTCGGCGTACTCCGGCCGGACCCGCCCCGCGTTGAGGATGGCCAGGCTGAACGCCCGCCACTCGATGTGCAGGCCGCGAGCGTCGGCGACCGCGACCAGCCACCGGGAGGTGCGCCAGGTCCACGGGCAGGCCGGGTCGAGGAAGAAGGTGGCGTCCATCGTCCGAGCCTACGGGCGGCCGGGCCGACCCGCACGGCGGTGATCCGCGCCACACGGGGTGTTGTCGGCGCCGTCCCGGCAGCGTCAGGTTTCGCAACTTCGCAGGTCGGGCAGTGTTGGGGCCACGAACGTCCGGGGCGACGAAACCACTGGTCAGGCGCCCCGAGCGGCTCGCCGTGCGCCGGGGCGCGGAGCCTGCCCCCGGCCTTTGGCCGACCTGAGGGGAGGGGTGATGAGCGACCCCGACAAGGCCCGACACCGACGCCGGCCACGCGTACGCGCGGTGGCTGCCGCCGCGGCGCTGACGCTGGTGGCGCCGATGGCGGCGGCCTGCGGTTCCGGCGGCGACAGCGGTACGCCCACGATCAACCTGTACTACCCGCCGGAGCAGAACCTGCAGAAGGTCGTCGACGACTGCAACGCGCAGGCCCAGGGGCGCTACGAGATCGTCTACCGGGTGCTGCCGAGGCAGGCCGACGACCAGCGGGTGCAGCTGGTCCGCCGGCTGGCCGCGCAGGACAGCGGGATGGACGTCCTCGGCCTCGACGTCACCTGGACCCAGGAGTTCGCCAGCGCCGACTGGATCAGGGAGTGGACCGGACCGGACAAGGCCGAGGTCGAGCAGGGCACCCTCGCCGGCCCGCTGGAGACCGCCCGCTACGAGGAAAAGCTCTACGGTGCGCCGAAGAACACCAACGTCCAGCTGCTCTGGTACCGCAAGGACCTGGTGCCCCAGCCGCCGAAGACGTGGGACCAGATGATCTCCATGGCGCAGGAGCTGAAGCAGCAGGGCAAGCCGCACCAGGTGCTCACCATGGGCGCCCAGTACGAGGGCCTCGTCGTCCTCTACAACACCCTCGCCGAGAGCGCCGGGGGAAAGATCCTCAGCGACGACGGCAAACAGGCCGTGATGGACGCCGGCACCGTCCGGGCGCTGGAGCAGCTCCAGCGCTTCGCCACGTCGGGCGTGACGTCGCCGTCGTTCAGCAACGCCACCGAGGACCCGGTCCGGCTGGAGTTCCAGTCCGGCGACGGCGCGTTCCAGGTCAACTGGCCGTTCGTCTACCCGGCGATGCAGGAGGCCGACCCGGAGCTGGCCAAGCAGGTCGGCTGGGCCCGGATCCCGGGCGTCGACGAGAACACCCCGAGCAAGGTCACCATCGGCGGGGTCAACCTGGCGGTCAGCGCCCACTCGAAGCACCCCGAGGAGTCCTTCGAGGCGGCCCGGTGCATCCGCAACGAGAAGAACCAGAAGTTCTCCGCGATCAACGACGGCGTGCCGCCGACCATCGAGAAGGTCTACGCCGACCCGGAGATGGCCGAGGCGTACCCGATGCGGGACACCATCCTCGAAGAACTCAAGGACCCGGCGGTCCGGCCGCTGACCCCGGCGTACCAGAGCATCTCCACCGTCATGTCGGCGATCCTGTCGCCGCCGTCGGCGATCCGGCCCGAGCAGACCGCCGACGAACTGCGCGACGCCATCGCCGACGCCCTCGAATCGAAGGGGGTCCTGCCGTGAGCGTGAACGCCACGCCGGCGGGCGCCGACGCGACCGCCGAACAGACCGCCGCCCGGTCCGGCCGGGACGCCAGGGTGCCGGCCCAGCACGCCGACCGGGGCCGCAAGGCCCCGCTGAGTGAGAACAAGAAGGCCGAACGCCGGCTGGGCTGGCTGCTCTGCGCCCCCGCCGCGCTGGTCATGGTGCTGGTGACGGCGTACCCGATCATCTATTCGGTCTGGCTGTCGTTGCAGCGCTTCGACCTGCGCTTCCCCGACGAGCGTAAGTTCGTCGGGCTGGAGAACTACGTCACCGTCCTGACCAACGACTTCTGGTGGACGGCGTTCGGCGTCACCGTGCTGATCACGGTGGTCACCGTCGTCATCGAGCTGGCGCTCGGCATGGGACTGGCGCTGATCATGCACCGCACGCTGGTCGGCCGGGGCATCGTGCGGACCGCCGCGCTGATCCCGTACGGCATCGTCACGGTCGTCGCGGCGTTCTCCTGGCGGTACGCGTGGACGCCCGGCACCGGCTACCTGGCCAACCTGTTCAGCGACGGCGCGCCGCTCACCGAGCGGGCCAGCTCGCTGGCGATCATCATGCTGGCCGAGATCTGGAAGACCACGCCGTTCATGGCGCTGCTGCTGATGGCCGGCCTGGCCCTGGTGCCGGAGGACCTGCTGAAGGCCGCCTCCACCGACGGCGCCACCGCCTGGCAGCGGTTCACCAAGGTGATGCTGCCGGTGATGAAGCCGGCGATCCTGGTCGCGCTGCTGTTCCGCACCCTGGACGCGTTCCGGGTGTTCGACAACATCTTCGTGCTGACCGCGGGCGGCAACGAGACCTCTTCGGTGTCGATGCTCGCCTACAACAACCTGATCCGGGGTCTGAACCTCGGCATCGGATCGACGATGTCGGTGCTGATCTTCCTCACCGTGGCGATCATCGCCTTCGTCTTCGTGAAGCTGTTCGGTACCGCTGCTCCCGGCAGCGACGACGGGGAGAGGCGCTGAGATGGCTGACACCACCACCATCCGGGCCAAAGTGCGCTGGGGCCTGCTGGACGCCATCGTGGTCGTCTTCGCGCTGGTCCCGGTGCTCTGGATCATGTCGTTGTCGTTCAAGACGCCGGCGACCCTGACCGACGGGAAGTTCATTCCGCAGGAGTGGACGCTGGACAACTACCGCTCGATCTTCGCCACCGACCAGTTCGTCCGGGCCCTGGTCAACTCGATCGGCATCGCACTGATCGCCACCGTGATCGCCGTGGTGCTCGGCGCCATGGCCGCGTACGCGATCTCCCGGCTGGACTTCCCCGGCAAACGGCTGCTGGTCGGGGTCTCCCTGCTGATCGCGATGTTCCCGCAGGTGTCGCTGGTGTCGCCGCTGTTCGAGATCGAGCGGCAGCTCGGCCTCTTCGACACCTGGCCAGGTCTGATCCTGCCGTACATCACCTTCGCGCTGCCGCTGGCGATCTACACGCTGTCGGCGTTCTTCAAGCAGATCCCGTGGGACCTGGAGAAGGCGGCGAAGATGGACGGCGCGACCCAGGCCCAGGCGTTCCGGCGGGTCATCGCCCCGCTGGCCGCCCCGGGGCTGTTCACCACGGCGATCCTGGTCTTCATCTTCTGCTGGAACGACTTCCTCTTCGCCATCACGCTGACCTCCACCGAGCGGGCCCGCACGGTGCCGGTGGCGCTGTCGTTCTTCACCGGCGAGTCGCAGTTCGAGGACCCCACCGGGGCGATCTGCGCCGCCGCCGTGGTGATCACCATTCCGATCATCCTGTTCGTCCTCTTCTTCCAGCGCCGCATCGTGTCCGGCCTGACCTCCGGCGCAGTCAAGGGATAGGTGGTACTCATGGCTGACATCGTGCTCGACAAGGTGAGCAAGAAGTTCCCGGACGGGACCGTCGCGGTGGCCGACGTCGACCTGGAGATCGCCGACGGCGAGTTCGTCATCCTGGTCGGCCCGTCCGGCTGTGGGAAGTCCACCACCCTGAACATGATCGCGGGCCTGGAGGACATCAGCTCCGGCGAGCTGCGCATCGGCGGTGACCGGGTCAACGACAAGGCGCCCCGGGACCGGGACATCGCCATGGTGTTCCAGTCGTACGCCCTCTACCCGAACATGACCGTCCGGGAGAACATGGCGTTCCCGCTGCGGCTGGCCAAGCTGGACAAGGAGACGATCAACCAGAAGGTGGAGGAGGCGGCGAAGGTCCTGGAGCTGTCCGCGCTGCTGGACCGCAGGCCGGCCAACCTCTCCGGCGGCCAGCGCCAGCGGGTGGCGATGGGACGGGCGATCGTCCGGCAGCCCAAGGCGTTCCTGATGGACGAGCCGCTGTCCAACCTCGACGCCAAGCTGCGGGTGCAGATGCGCACCGTGGTGTCGCGCCTACAGAAGAAGCTCGGCACCACCACCGTCTACGTGACCCACGACCAGACCGAGGCGATGACCCTCGGCGACCGCGTGGTGATCATGCGGGGCGGCGCGGTGCAGCAGGTCGGCCCGCCGCAGGAGCTGTACGACCACCCGCGCAACCTCTTCGTCGCCGGGTTCATCGGCTCACCGTCGATGAACTTCCTGCACGCTGCGGTCGAGGACGGCCGGCTGCGTACGGCGCTGGGTGACGTGCCGATCGGCGAGCGGCTCCGGCGTGAGTTGGAGGGCGCCGACGCCCCGCGCGAGCTGATCGTCGGCATCCGTCCGGAGCACTTCGAGGACGCCGCGCTGATCGACGACGACACCCGCCGCCGGGGCCTGGAGTTCGAGGCGCCGGTCGACATCGTCGAGTCGATGGGCTCCGACAAGTATGTCTACTTCAGTGTCGAGGGGGAGCGGGCCAGCGCCGCCGAGTTGGAGGAGTTGGCGGCCGACGCGGGCGCCGACTTCAGCGGCGGCGGCACC
This window harbors:
- a CDS encoding AfsR/SARP family transcriptional regulator translates to MKLQIRLLGSVELCVDDQVVTPGAAKRRAVLAGLALEANHSVSLSRLADMVWSDVPPASAVANLRSHAAALRRVLGDRLVARPNAYALRLSSYELDVTEFHRLVGEGRALLRTADPASAVGTLTAALAHWRGASGDGLPWGTALDNRWASLDEQRLQVFEELADARLAAGEHGHLLPELRGHLAAHPLRERAWAQLMLALYRCGDVPAALTVYRDARATLEEQLGIEPGEELVALHRAMLDRCSELAYTPPPAPVTTVPAPVAPAPGVAGSASPMVDIAGGVGWTVPRELPAGLVTFIGRGRETGEVVAALRGTGPTTVVVTGAFGTGKTALAVRAAHAVAADFPDGQVFVELGNRAPATSGEVLARVLRAIGVAPGDVPANTDERAGWFRSLVAGRRLLLVVDGVTRAAQVRPLLPAGPGPGLVVVGQRRLGSLDGVRRVTLRPLATADARDLLAALAGPERLAGDPVATGELLRLCAGSVLALRVAGTRLAARPGQSVAALVGQFADGRERLDLLDYEDLSVRASLDTAVAAVRADDEVAGRLLALLGATPDAVLQPERVARQLGISAARMRRTLDDLAEAHLVKAHRPGPGGHLLPALVREYAAELAAERTVVAPPLTARRVDPLVA
- a CDS encoding carbohydrate ABC transporter permease, with amino-acid sequence MADTTTIRAKVRWGLLDAIVVVFALVPVLWIMSLSFKTPATLTDGKFIPQEWTLDNYRSIFATDQFVRALVNSIGIALIATVIAVVLGAMAAYAISRLDFPGKRLLVGVSLLIAMFPQVSLVSPLFEIERQLGLFDTWPGLILPYITFALPLAIYTLSAFFKQIPWDLEKAAKMDGATQAQAFRRVIAPLAAPGLFTTAILVFIFCWNDFLFAITLTSTERARTVPVALSFFTGESQFEDPTGAICAAAVVITIPIILFVLFFQRRIVSGLTSGAVKG
- a CDS encoding ABC transporter substrate-binding protein, producing MSDPDKARHRRRPRVRAVAAAAALTLVAPMAAACGSGGDSGTPTINLYYPPEQNLQKVVDDCNAQAQGRYEIVYRVLPRQADDQRVQLVRRLAAQDSGMDVLGLDVTWTQEFASADWIREWTGPDKAEVEQGTLAGPLETARYEEKLYGAPKNTNVQLLWYRKDLVPQPPKTWDQMISMAQELKQQGKPHQVLTMGAQYEGLVVLYNTLAESAGGKILSDDGKQAVMDAGTVRALEQLQRFATSGVTSPSFSNATEDPVRLEFQSGDGAFQVNWPFVYPAMQEADPELAKQVGWARIPGVDENTPSKVTIGGVNLAVSAHSKHPEESFEAARCIRNEKNQKFSAINDGVPPTIEKVYADPEMAEAYPMRDTILEELKDPAVRPLTPAYQSISTVMSAILSPPSAIRPEQTADELRDAIADALESKGVLP
- a CDS encoding ABC transporter ATP-binding protein, translated to MADIVLDKVSKKFPDGTVAVADVDLEIADGEFVILVGPSGCGKSTTLNMIAGLEDISSGELRIGGDRVNDKAPRDRDIAMVFQSYALYPNMTVRENMAFPLRLAKLDKETINQKVEEAAKVLELSALLDRRPANLSGGQRQRVAMGRAIVRQPKAFLMDEPLSNLDAKLRVQMRTVVSRLQKKLGTTTVYVTHDQTEAMTLGDRVVIMRGGAVQQVGPPQELYDHPRNLFVAGFIGSPSMNFLHAAVEDGRLRTALGDVPIGERLRRELEGADAPRELIVGIRPEHFEDAALIDDDTRRRGLEFEAPVDIVESMGSDKYVYFSVEGERASAAELEELAADAGADFSGGGTSLVTRLSAESPVEEGQTRRVWFNLEKIHLFDPSNGRNLTLHEGRAAGALAD
- a CDS encoding carbohydrate ABC transporter permease, producing the protein MSVNATPAGADATAEQTAARSGRDARVPAQHADRGRKAPLSENKKAERRLGWLLCAPAALVMVLVTAYPIIYSVWLSLQRFDLRFPDERKFVGLENYVTVLTNDFWWTAFGVTVLITVVTVVIELALGMGLALIMHRTLVGRGIVRTAALIPYGIVTVVAAFSWRYAWTPGTGYLANLFSDGAPLTERASSLAIIMLAEIWKTTPFMALLLMAGLALVPEDLLKAASTDGATAWQRFTKVMLPVMKPAILVALLFRTLDAFRVFDNIFVLTAGGNETSSVSMLAYNNLIRGLNLGIGSTMSVLIFLTVAIIAFVFVKLFGTAAPGSDDGERR